In the genome of Chelmon rostratus isolate fCheRos1 chromosome 24, fCheRos1.pri, whole genome shotgun sequence, one region contains:
- the stradb gene encoding STE20-related kinase adapter protein beta: MSFLDCSCISHAQVQPLDIEERYEDTSHQFLSCDGSEYTLQGPAGGDDITGLSAEPAHYQLLSELGRGFNNLSQVNMARHIPTGQLVAVKQTNLDECTEEELLQLMNEVLLSRLFRHSNLLTSRLVFSSCCQLWVLTPLMAYGSADTLLRTYFPDGMSESLIAYLLYGVLKALEYLHRMGYVHRGVKASHILLSGEGRVYLSGLHSVYSMMREGKRMRAVYDMPHHSPALLPWLSPELLRQDLHGYGVKSDIYSLGIVACELVSGRVPFQDMPPTQMLLQKLRGSHCCLLDVAPFPLGELGGLKVSRSGVDSGIGESVATGSLTHSATAPPADRPQSPGPKNHSVTLHNLVQLCLQQQPECRPSASALLTHAFFKQVKRHTRDSFLSLMYPAVPLTSPEDPPVSCPPAPSCHAPTSASSDAADAVWDFS; the protein is encoded by the exons ATGTCTTTCTTG GACTGTTCCTGCATCTCCCACGCTCAGGTCCAGCCCTTGGACATAGAGGAGCGCTATGAGGACACCAGCCACCAGTTCCTG AGCTGTGACGGTTCTGAATACACTCTGCAAGGGCCAGCGGGAGGCGATGACATCACAGGGCTGTCAGCTGAGCCTGCCCACtaccagctgctgtctgagctgg GAAGGGGCTTCAACAACCTGAGCCAGGTGAACATGGCGCGCCACATCCCTACCGGCCAGCTGGTGGCCGTCAAACAAACCAACCTGGACGAgtgcacagaggaggagctgctgcagctcatg AACGAGGTTCTGCTGTCCAGGCTGTTCCGCCACTCCAACCTGCTGACCTCTCGCCTGGTTTTCAGCTCCTGCTGCCAGCTGTGGGTCCTCACGCCGCTCATGGCCTATG GCTCTGCAGACACTTTACTAAGAACATATTTCCCAGATGGAATGAGCGAATCCCTGATCGCCTACCTGCTGTACGGTGTGCTGAAAGCATTGGAATATCTGCACCGGATGGGCTACGTTCACCG GGGGGTGAAGGCCAGTCATATCCTGCTGTCAGGGGAGGGCCGTGTCTACCTCTCAGGGCTCCACAGTGTTTACAGTATGATGCGTGAGGGGAAGAGGATGAGGGCGGTGTACGACATGCCCCACCACAGCCCCGCCCTGTTGCCCTGGCTCAGCCCTGAGCTGCTGCGACAG GACCTGCACGGCTACGGCGTGAAGTCGGATATCTACAGTTTAGGTATCGTGGCCTGTGAGCTGGTGAGCGGCAGGGTGCCCTTCCAGGACATGCCCCCTACTCAG ATGCTGCTTCAGAAGCTGCGTGGCTCccactgctgcctgctggatGTGGCTCCCTTCCCGCTGGGCGAGCTGGGCGGGCTGAAGGTGTCGCGGTCCGGGGTGGACTCGGGCATCGGGGAGAGCGTGGCCACGGGAAGCCTGACGCACAGCGCCACCGCTCCTCCCGCCGACCGACCTCAGAGCCCCGGACCCAAAAACCACTCGGTCACCCTGCACAACCTGGTTCAgctgtgtctgcagcagcagcctgagtGCAG ACCGTCAGCATCTGCGCTGTTGACCCACGCTTTCTTCAAGCAG GTGAAGCGGCACACCAGAGACTCCTTCCTCAGCCTCATGTACCCAGCGGTGCCCCTCACCAGCCCCGAGGACCCTCCAGTGTCCTGCCCCCCAGCCCCGTCCTGCCACGCTCCGACGTCAGCCTCCAGCGACGCCGCTGACGCCGTGTGGGACTTCTCCTAA